A DNA window from Leptotrichia sp. oral taxon 215 str. W9775 contains the following coding sequences:
- a CDS encoding type II toxin-antitoxin system RelB/DinJ family antitoxin yields MGKVVVNFRIDKETKQEMEKICEDIGISIGTAFNIFAKKFTRERKIPFELDSDPFYSQKNIERLKKSIEQMEKTGGTVHEVDYD; encoded by the coding sequence ATGGGAAAAGTTGTTGTTAATTTTAGAATAGATAAAGAAACAAAGCAAGAAATGGAAAAAATTTGTGAGGATATAGGAATTTCAATAGGGACAGCCTTTAATATTTTTGCAAAAAAATTTACTCGTGAAAGAAAAATACCGTTTGAACTAGATTCAGATCCTTTTTATAGTCAAAAAAATATTGAAAGATTAAAAAAATCTATTGAACAAATGGAAAAAACAGGTGGAACTGTTCATGAGGTTGATTATGATTAA
- a CDS encoding GntR family transcriptional regulator produces the protein MNKYEKVYNDIKEKIMNNTIKTGEFLKKEDDLAKDYNFSKLTVRKALAMLEAEGYIQKIKGKKSIVMEKRNLENLPLTTIQTKQEINKMQNINIKTNLISLYIVQGIEKLMKKFNVSEDADFYKVVRINSLDDEVLSYSTSFFDRKIVPFLNEEIPKNSIYEYLENDLNLKIAYSRRDIKFRKITPEEQEYFKLKGINMVVVIETHAYLSNGALFQYESIVHHPEKFTFTAIAKR, from the coding sequence ATGAATAAATATGAAAAAGTCTATAACGATATAAAAGAAAAAATTATGAATAATACAATAAAAACAGGTGAATTTCTAAAAAAGGAAGATGATCTGGCAAAAGACTATAATTTTTCCAAACTTACTGTGAGGAAGGCTTTAGCCATGCTGGAGGCTGAAGGATACATACAGAAAATAAAAGGTAAGAAATCTATTGTTATGGAAAAAAGAAATCTGGAAAATCTTCCACTGACTACAATTCAGACTAAACAGGAAATAAATAAAATGCAGAATATCAATATTAAGACTAATCTGATAAGCTTGTATATTGTTCAGGGCATAGAAAAACTGATGAAAAAATTTAATGTTTCTGAAGATGCTGATTTTTATAAGGTTGTTCGTATAAATTCTCTAGATGATGAAGTTTTAAGTTATTCCACTTCTTTCTTTGATAGAAAAATTGTGCCTTTTCTAAATGAAGAAATCCCCAAAAACTCTATATATGAATATTTGGAAAATGATTTGAATTTAAAGATTGCCTATTCGCGAAGAGATATAAAATTTAGAAAAATCACTCCCGAAGAACAGGAATATTTCAAATTAAAAGGGATTAATATGGTTGTTGTTATTGAAACTCATGCTTATCTTTCAAACGGTGCATTATTTCAATATGAAAGTATTGTTCACCACCCTGAAAAATTCACTTTTACAGCGATTGCCAAAAGATAA